Genomic window (Ureibacillus composti):
TTTAAAATTCAATTTTGCACATATTACTAACGAAGCGAACGTACTAACCCCTGCATGTGGAATTATTGATCTTTGTCTTCTGTAAAAGTTTGTGTAACAAATTGAAATTATTTCATTAAAGGTTACTACACGCTTTCAAATCAAATAGCATAGGAGATGAAAACACACATGATGAGCTTTATTTGGTATTTAATTATCGGTGGGGTGCTTGGGTGGTTAGCTGGTGTCATCATTGGAAGGGACGTTCCAGGTGGTGTCATCGGTAATATCGTTGCAGGGATTGTAGGTTCTTGGATTGGTAGTGCCATTTTAGGTAACTGGGGATGGGAAGTTGCTGACTTCTACGTCTTCCCTGCCATACTTGGTGCAATCGCATTAATCTTCGTCGTATCGTTTATTATGCGTTCCTTCAGAAAAGCAACTTAAGGTTGCTTTTAAGAGCAGGCTCATAGAGATTGAGCCTGCTTTTTTTAGTTTGGTTTAGAGTTTAGGGTGGATAGTTTTATGTGCGAGGGTTCATTGGTTATGAGTAAGTTTGGTGGTTTTACGTGCGGGTTCTCTCTGGTTATGTGCGAGTTTAGTGGTTTTACGTGCGGGTTCCGGCATATTACGCGCGACTTTTCTACATTTACGTGCGCTCGAGTTCTTTTCGTGCGACTTCTCTCTGGTTGCGTGCGAGTTTGGTCGTTTTACGTGCGGGTTCCGGCATATTACGCTCGACTTTTCTACATTTACGTGCGCTCGAGTTCTTTTCGTGCGACTTCTCTCTGGTTATGTGCGAGTTCGGTCGTTTTACGTGCGGGTTCCGGCATATTACGCGCGACTTTTCTACATTTACGTGCGCTCGAGTTCTTTTCGTGCGACTTCTCTCTGGTTATGTGCGAGTTTGGTCGTTTTACGTGCGGGTTCCACTATATTACGTGCGGCTTTTCTACATTTACGCTCGACTTTTCTACATTTACGTGCGCTCGAGTTCTTTTCGTGCGACTTCTCTCTGGTTATGTGCGAGTTTGGTCGTTTTACGTGCGGGTTCTGGCATATTACGCGCGACTTTTCTACATTTACGTGCGCTCGAGTTCTTTTCGTGCGACTTCTCTCTGGTTATGTGCGAGTTTGGTCGTTTTACGTGCGGGTTCCACTATATTACGCGCGACTTTTCTACATTTACGTGCGCTCGAGTTCTTTTCGTGCGACTTCTCTCTGGTTATGTGCGAGTTTGGTCGTTTTACGTGCGGGTTCCACTATATTACGCGCGACTTTTCTACATTTACGTGCGCTCGAGTTCTTTTCGTGCGACTTCTCTCTGGTTGCGTGCGAGTTTGGTCGTTTTACGTGCGGGTTCCGGCATATTACGCTCGACTTTTCTACATTTACGTGCGCTCGAGTTCTTTTCGTGCGACTTCTCTCTGGTTATGTGCGAGTTTGGTCGTTTTACGTGCGGGTTCCACTATATTATGTGCGGCTTTTCTACATTTCCGTGCGCTCGGGTTTATTATGTGCGACTTCTCACAATTTACATGCGAGTTTATCTCCTTATCGTGCGACTTTACAACTCTTCCGTGCGCTCACTCTATACACCCCATGACTTTTGCTTGATTACATTCGCTTGCAATCATCAAATTATCTAATGTGATCGTCTTCCCTTTTTGCTAAAACAACATATTCGATTTCATCACTTACACTTTCGTACAATTTATAATAATGAAGGATATCTTCAACATATTCATCACTATGGTTATAGCTAAAGATTGCTTTTTTTAATTTTCCTTCTGAAACGCCGGCCTTCGATAAGTAATTCGCTGCACTATAGACGGCATCTTCAATATCATAGGGATCTGCAATACCATCACCATTGGCATCGATTCCATATCCTCCATACTTTTTGATTATAGCTGGATCGGTTTTTTCATTTTCATTTATCTCACCTTTCCCTTTCCCACTGCATGTAGGATGACTCCATCCAACAAATGTACAGGGCATAAATTGTAAGTGTCCTTCTGCCCCTACAGGTGAAACAAGCGTCTTCATTGAGGAGAATCGCGTTTCCACACGATGATGCGCTGCTAGTAATGTCCAGGGCACATTATATTTTTCGCTTGCAGCTATGTAAATCGGTATGTATTCTTCAGGAATTTGAAGATCAAAGTCTGCTTGTATTTCTTCTAGCTCGGATTTATATAGTAGTTTTTCAAAGATTGAAAATGTCTTCAGTTCTTGCCATGCTAGAAAAACGAAGAAATACATTGTGATGGATGCTGGGATGAGTAATACGACTAAAAATAGTTTCACACCAGGCGTTAGGATCTGTTTTTTCTTTTTATTCTTTTTCTTCGCCATATTCGCCACCTATCTATTACTTTCCATGTAAAATGTATCGTTATTGTTAAAATTGTCGTCTAATGAGCATTAATAAGAAAAAAATTGTATAATGCAAATCTATACAAATATAGTAACATACAACACGAAAGGATAAGGGTAATATGTGGAAAGATTTTAAAGAATTTGCGATGAAAGGCAATGTACTAGACTTAGCAATCGCTGTTGTGATTGGCGGAGCGTTTGGGAAGATTGTTACCTCATTAGTTGAAAATATTATTATGCCCCTAGTTGGAATGTTAACTGGTGGCATCGATTTAACCAATTCATTAGCATTTGGTCCGGAAGATAGTTTAAAAATTGGTGTTTTCATTCAATCAATTATCGACTTCTTAATTATCTCCTTCTCAATTTTTATAGCACTTCGCATCCTAACAAAGTTAAATCGTAAAAAGAAAGAAGAAGCTCTAGAAGAACCTGCTGCTCCAGAATTAGATCCAAAAGAAGAGCTGCTAAAAGAAATCCGAGATTTACTAAAAAAAGAACAAGCTTAACCGTATGAAAGTGTTTGACTACTATACGTCAAATACTTTTTTTATTGTAAAAAGTCATATTATTCAGTTGATGGTGTTGTTTTCGCTATTTTTACATGATAAATTGAATTAATATAACTGATTCATTTTAATATTTAAATTAAGAAAGAGTGAGAACATGACAAAACAATCTATTGAAACAAAATTGGTGCAATTAGGGAATTTGAGTGATCCTAGAACTGGCGCTGTGAACCCACCGATTTATATGTCCACTGCATATAAACACGCTGGTATTGGTCAATCAACTGGTTACGACTATTCTCGTACAAAAAACCCTACTCGCGACATCCTTGAAAAAGGGATTGCGGAACTTGAAAATGGTGACGCTGGTTTTGCATGTAGCTCAGGTATGGCTGCTGTTCAATTAGTATTATCATTATTCAAACCAGGGGACGAAATTATTATTCCAGATGATGTTTATGGTGGTACGTATCGTTTACTCAAAACATTTAGTGAAACGTACAACATCAAACCTGTTTATTCAGATTTTGCTAATGTTGACCAAGTCGAATCGTTGGTGAACGAAAATACGAAAGCCATTTTCCTTGAAACACCAACAAATCCATTAATGCTTGAGTTTGATTTAGATGAATATGCTGCTCTTTCGAAAAAGCACAACCTATTATTCATTGTTGATAATACATTCTATACACCATACTTCCAACGTCCAATCGATCACGGTGCAGATATCGTTCTTCACAGTGCAACAAAATATATCGCTGGTCATAATGATGTACTTGCTGGACTTGTTGTGGCTAAAGGCCAAGAATTATGTGATAAATTAGCATTTGCACAAAATGGCATGGGGCTTGTTTTAGGACCAATGGATTGTTGGCTAGTGATTCGTGGTTTAAAAACAATGCACTTACGCTTAAAGCAACATGATGAAAACGGTAAAAAAGTTGCTGCATTTTTAGCTACTGAACCCCTTGTTACAGATGTTTTATATACAGGTAAAGGTGGTATGCTTTCATTCAAGGTTAAAGATGAAGCGATGATTAATCCCTTCTTACAAAAAATGCAATTAATTACGTTTGCCGAAAGTCTTGGCGGTGTTGAAAGCTTTATCACTTACCCAGCAACACAAACACATGCAGATATTCCTTTAGAAGAACGTATGGCACGTGGTGTTGACAACCGCTTATTACGCTTCTCTATTGGTATTGAACATGCGGAAGATATTATTGCAGACTTACAACAAGTATTTGATCAGTTAAGAGAAGAATTCTAATAAAGACTATAAAAAAGCATTTGGAATCTGCAAAATTCCAAATGCTTTCTTTAATTAATGATTATAATGATCTGGTTCTGAAATCTCGCTTAACGCTGCTCCAGCTTCATTGACGTAGATATTTTCTTTTGCCAAGTCACCAATTGCACAAATACCAACAAGTTCCCCGTTATCTACTACTGGAATACGACGAATTTGGTGTTGTGCCATTAGACGAGCAGCTTCATGAACATCTGTTGTCGATGAACATGTCACCACATCTGTTGTCATGCAGTCATGACAGTGAACTTGGTTTGCATCTTTTCCGTCTGCAATGACATTAATGACGATGTCACGGTCAGTGATCACGCCCACTACTTTTTTCCCTTCACATACAGGCACGGATCCACAATCAACATCGCGCATAATTTGTGCCGCAGTCGTTATCGAATCATGTGGTGCACACACTCGAATATTTGAAGTCATTACATCTTTTACAGTTTTCATTATTCATTACCTCCATTCAAATTTCATCTTGAATATTGTTTGTTATTTCAACGAAAATATTCTTCAAAATAAAAAAGTGAGTAACTTTTAAAAAGTTACTCACAATAATAATGATTATTTACCTAAACGCTCTTCGATTAACGTCTCCATATCAATAGCAATTGTATCAAATTGGACGCCTTTTGGATCTTCATCATAGCCTGAATAGTTTTTCACGGAAATTCCGTTTTCATCAACTAAATAAAATGTCACACCATGCATAACTTGGTCGCCCTCTTGAGGCATTTTTACTAAAGCTTTAAATGAATTTAATGCGAATTGTTCAATAAACTTTTGATCATAGCCCGTTACTAAATGCCATTTTGATTCATCTGGAACGGTAAAGTGGCTAATGTATTTTGATAATACTTCTGGTGTATCTGTTGCTGGGTCTACTGAGAAAGCCACAATATTATAATCTTCTACACCACGATCTACGAGTCTTTGTTGAATTTCAGTCATATTAAATGTCATTGGCTGACATACTGTTGTACAATTTGTGAAAATAAACATCGCAAGCCATGGCTTCCCTTTCAAGCTTTCAAGTGATACCGTATCGCCCCGATGGTCAACAGCTTTAAAATCCTCAATCTCATATTCTGTTGTCGGTTTGAAATCATAATTACTGCAAGCACTTAAGAAGGATGCGACAACAATCAGTAATACAAGACCTTTAAGTTTCATTTTCATCTGCTTCAACTCCCTATAGTCCTTCTCTCATCTTATCGAAAATGGGAGTTTTTGTACAATGTATTTAAAGTGACACATTCATAACAAATTTGTGAAGGTTGTTTCACAATTGAAGTTAGGCTTGATTCATCGATAGAAGAGCGGTATGAATTGCTTCAAGTTTGGTTTCAATTCGGTACAATAAATAAAAAGAGACGAGAATTGGAAAACCAATTTCTTGAACTAACATGACCCATTCTTGCATCTTCGTTTAACCCCTTTCGAAATTAATGATGGAAAAAGTCGACAAAGTCCGTAAGTAATTGGATTTTGCCGACTAAGTAATTAAAAGCTCTTATTGATCAGGTATAGCGTTATGCTAATGTGACTTCTGTTATATTACGCTCCACAATTCTAGCTTGGTTTTTACCAATTAACGCATTCCCTTCGTGATGAAAAACATCTTGATCCATAATTGTTTGCATAACGCTTGAGATTTCCGCTCCCGTTAAACCAGGTTTCGGATCATTCACCGAGATGGTGATTGTTTTTCCATTGGCTGTATCAAATTTCATTTCAAGAACTTGTGACATTGACTGTATCCCTCTTTTCTACATTATTTGTTAGCTTCATGCTAATTCTTTTCCGCGCTTTACATGTTAGAATTGAATTTCTTCTGTTTCTGTTTTTAACGCTGCACTTAATGGATAATTTGATAAACTTGCAATTCCTTGGATCACTGCTGCAACTTGAGTTGATGTTACGTTTTCACGAACATTGTTGTAAGTTTTAGAAGCTAATACTGGTTTACCAGCTTCATCAACTCCAGTTTCATATGAAATTTTTAATGTCGCGTTTTGGAAATTGAATGTTGCCATTAACTTCACCCCCTTTCGCCTATTTATATAGTGTTTTAAGAGGCAAAAAGAGACATTGTTAATGAAAAAATTTTCAGTACCTTTTATAATGAGAGTTAGAGAGGTTAAAGAGGTGAACGCTTTGAATTTTGAAAGTGGGTTTATGTTGTTTATCGCATTTTGGACATTCGTCATGGTAGCACTCATGGCAATTGGTGGATTTTTCATGTTTCGCAAATTCTTAAAGGCTTTACCGAAGGAAGATGGTCGATCTGATTTAGATTGGCAAGCATACTACATAGAAAAGTCTCTCCACTTATGGGGTGACGAAGCAAAAGAATTGCTAAATGAATTAGTTAGTCCTGTTCCGGAATTATTCCGTCAAACGGCAAAGGAAAAAATTGCTGGAAAGATTGCAGAAATTGCACTAAAAGAACGCGTAAAGTCTATTAATAATGACGTGATTATCCGTGGATATATCCAAGCCACTCCAAAACGCGATCACAAATTTTTACGTAAAAAATTAGATGAAATGAAAATCGACGTTTCTCCTTATGAAAATCTATTTGAATAACCAAAGCAAAAGGCGCCCCGCTAAACAACGAGTCGGCAAAATTACGGCGTGACATCGCCAACATGACTTACATTGCGTGTGCGTCCATTCGAAAGGAAAAGCTGATAGAAGGCGCTTTTTTACTAATTGGTCCGTTAACTTATGTTATTGAGCAAATTGGTGCCTTAAGCTAAACACTGGATACATCCTATACTTTCATATTATTTAAATTAGAAAAAACCCTAGATTGTCTGGAATCTAGGGTTTTACTATTTACACTTTTGTTCTCATTAGATCTTTATTAGAAACTTTATCATTACAGAAAAATTTTGTTTTTGAGTCATGGTAATACTTCATCCCCATTTTAAACCACTTTAGCAAATTTCAGAAGATCAACTATACCAAATTCCCCCTTTTTCCCCAAAATCGGTTTCCAATTAGTATTTTGTCTTATGAAAGAATTCTCGTCCCCTTGTAGCAAGCCAATCAATACTTCTGCCACAATCCTACTACCAACAGGACCCAACCTCTTTCCTTCAGCATGAATTTCGGCCTCACGTAAAATGTAAAACCATAGTGGGGTTTTTCTATGGAAACCTAACTCTGAGACGTCAGACAAATCTCTATGATCGAGCGGTCTGATGCGCATTGCTTCTGAAACATCCTGCCCGCACGGCAAACCAAATGACAGGCCTCGCAATAGATTCCGTTGGGCAAGAGATTTAGGGGGTTGAACGAACGGCAATTCAAACAGTGGGCTGGATAATGTCGTATCAATCCTTTTTCCTAGCTGAGGGGTGCCAGTTCCAGTGTTAAAAAAGTTACCCCATTCCACATAACGTCTCGGAGCACGTTTTCCCCCTCTTAAATCATCGGGATCTTGATGGCTTAGATCTTGACTAGCATTAAATATGGGTGCGCTAAATTGATTATTCACTTGATAAAATGGTCGAACTTGGCTGTGGCCTAAACGAAATGCCGCCATAGAAAACTCGACCGGAATATAAGGTTTGTTTCTCCACCTGTAAAATTTACGGCCATTAGCAAGAATGTCTTTCACTAACGTTTTTCCGACAAGGAGGGGCAAGTATTCATATAGAATAATCCATTGGTAATGCCATCTGACAAGACGTTGCGCTTTTTCAAAAGCTTCGAAAGGATGTTTAACACCTTCACGCATGACGTAATCAACCATTTCATTATGGAATTTTAGAAAGGCCAGGTGAAGTTGACAGATAATCATATTCTCATCGTTTCTTGGATCAACTACCAATGCTGTATTTTGACTGTTTCGCGGTACGTCGTCGTATGGAGAATCATTTTCTGGAGATATGTTTTCAACTAATAGTTTGGTCCCTCCAGTTGAAATGTCATATAAATGAGGATCTGCAAAAGGACCCCTTCCATAAATATGATCCATCTCAAGAACTGGCGTTCGATAGTTTTCAATGGCTTCTGGATTGTTTTGTTTTTCAAAACTGGACATCGGATCGAAAGTAATATCGTGATCTATAAATTGGCCGAAAAATGTAAAACCTGCATAGATGTTTGGGTTGTCGAGGTTTTTAGTCGTTTGGTCCATCATGCCGCCTTTTTTTCCAAGCTCTAATAGTGCCTCCCTAACTTTTTCCGTATCCCGGGGGAAAGATGGGAGGTTTGGAAACATCCTTCCATACCGTTCACTATTGGAATTGGTATAAGGTGAACCTTTTAACCAAAATTGATCATTGTGTGCCAAAAGTCTACCCCCTTCAAATGTGCAGCATAATACTTTGAATTCAGCTTCCGTATAGAGTACAGACAGTTGTGCAACTGCAAAAAATAGTTCTACCTATTCATCTATCTACTTTTTGCGATATTCCTTTCATAATATGTTTTGATTATTAGTAAAAATGACTCATCTATCGGCCACTTTTTCTAAACCAATAAATTAGACAAAATATAACTGAAATTTTTCAAAAAAAAAACACCTAGATTATCATAAATCTAGGGTTTTAAAGACTTTTCAATTTTCTTATATTTTATTAACATCGCAATTCGCCAAGGCCATAACATTGAAAATGCCAAGATCCAAAACATTCCGCCTAGTTCAGCTACATCGAACGCACTCGATAAAATAACTTTAGCTAATACTCTAACTAGAAGTAAACCAATTAATATAAAGAAAAAGGCTTTTGAACGTTTCATAAAGATTTGTTGATCTCGCACTTCAAATTTTGACGTTGCGATTAAAACAGTGGAAAATACGATTCCCACACTCATAGCTTCCAGTATTTGCATCGGTGAAACGCGAAATTCCTCAAAAATAAACATTAGTGCCCCTGTTGACATGGCAATAGGAGGTATAAGAATTTTTTTTGCGTTAACAGGCTTTTTTTGAGATTTAATTCGCATAACCATGACGAACGATCCCATAAAAATAGCCATTACAGTTGAACCGATTAGTAAATATTGAGAAGGTATACTCGCAAACATGAAAATCCTCCTCTATCATTTGAAATCATTACTGTCTCAAGCGTAATATAAAACATATGTAAAAGACGTAATGATAATATCGTATTTGGATAAAAAAATCTACATCTAGATCACAACATTACATTTTAGTAATCTATGTGTATTTCCAAAAAAAGAATTCGCTATATCCTATAATGAACCAACTCGACTATTTTCACAATTGTAAAGTCTTAGTTGGTAATTTCCTAAGGATGATGCGAATTCTACTTTAGATAAAAGTATTTTTTATTCAGTTATTATTACATTTCATAACTACCTAATACATTTTGTACAACAGCTTTCAATTGCAGTGCTTCAAATGGCTTTGCAATAAAATCCTTTGCCCCTGCTTCTAATGCGTCAACAATTACTTTTTGCTGACCGAGAGCGGTAATCATAATTACGTTTGCATTCGGGAATTGTTGAATGATCTCTTTTAATGCATCAAAGCCTGACATGACAGGCATCGTTAAATCCATTGTCACAAGATCAGGTTGAAATTCTTTATATAGGTCGACAGCTTCTCTACCATTTGATGCCTCTCCTATAACTTCGAATCCCCATTCTCTAAACATATTCCCGACGCTTGCTCGCATAAATAATGCATCATCAACTACCAAGACGGTTGGCATTTACTCATATCCCCTTCACAATAAGTCAAACATAAGATGTATGTTAAAAATTTACTGAATATTAGTATAACATAAATCATCGTGCTAATTGGAAATATTTTTAAAATCCAGTGAAACCACCGAATAATGGAGAAAGAATGCGGATGATTAACGTCATGCCATCAAAGAATAATAAAACCCCAACTGCAATCATAATATATCCACCAATTTTTACGATCTTTTGGCTGTTTCTTCGGATCCATCCTAAACGAGAGATAAAGAATGATAATACAAAGAAAGGAATCGCAAATCCAAGGACGTATGCAAGCATGTACCAAATAGCAGAATCAGGATTCGTACCCGCTAAAGCAATGATAGACATTAATATTGGGCCAGTACAAGGCGTCCACCCGGCAGCAAAGGCAATCCCAATTAACAGAGTACCAAGGTAGCCAGATGGTCTGTTTTTAAACTCAAATTTTCGATCTTTCATTAAAAAATCAATTTGTAATAAACCAACAATCATTAAACCAAAGACGACAATTAGAATAGCACCAATCTGGCGAATTAAGTCTTGATAGCTTATAAAAAATTCCTTAACTAAAGAAGTACTGAATCCGATGGCGATGAAAATGATTGAAAATCCAAGTAAGAAAAATAACGTATGTAAAATAGCCCGTCTTTGTAACATACCCTTTTCATTTGTTAGTTCACTATAACTCATACCTGTTATGTATGACAGGAATGCAGGGTAAAGCGGTAATGTACATGGTGAGATAAAACTTAAAAAACCTG
Coding sequences:
- a CDS encoding GlsB/YeaQ/YmgE family stress response membrane protein; the encoded protein is MMSFIWYLIIGGVLGWLAGVIIGRDVPGGVIGNIVAGIVGSWIGSAILGNWGWEVADFYVFPAILGAIALIFVVSFIMRSFRKAT
- a CDS encoding lytic transglycosylase domain-containing protein codes for the protein MAKKKNKKKKQILTPGVKLFLVVLLIPASITMYFFVFLAWQELKTFSIFEKLLYKSELEEIQADFDLQIPEEYIPIYIAASEKYNVPWTLLAAHHRVETRFSSMKTLVSPVGAEGHLQFMPCTFVGWSHPTCSGKGKGEINENEKTDPAIIKKYGGYGIDANGDGIADPYDIEDAVYSAANYLSKAGVSEGKLKKAIFSYNHSDEYVEDILHYYKLYESVSDEIEYVVLAKREDDHIR
- the mscL gene encoding large conductance mechanosensitive channel protein MscL, which translates into the protein MWKDFKEFAMKGNVLDLAIAVVIGGAFGKIVTSLVENIIMPLVGMLTGGIDLTNSLAFGPEDSLKIGVFIQSIIDFLIISFSIFIALRILTKLNRKKKEEALEEPAAPELDPKEELLKEIRDLLKKEQA
- a CDS encoding methionine biosynthesis PLP-dependent protein, with the protein product MTKQSIETKLVQLGNLSDPRTGAVNPPIYMSTAYKHAGIGQSTGYDYSRTKNPTRDILEKGIAELENGDAGFACSSGMAAVQLVLSLFKPGDEIIIPDDVYGGTYRLLKTFSETYNIKPVYSDFANVDQVESLVNENTKAIFLETPTNPLMLEFDLDEYAALSKKHNLLFIVDNTFYTPYFQRPIDHGADIVLHSATKYIAGHNDVLAGLVVAKGQELCDKLAFAQNGMGLVLGPMDCWLVIRGLKTMHLRLKQHDENGKKVAAFLATEPLVTDVLYTGKGGMLSFKVKDEAMINPFLQKMQLITFAESLGGVESFITYPATQTHADIPLEERMARGVDNRLLRFSIGIEHAEDIIADLQQVFDQLREEF
- a CDS encoding CBS domain-containing protein, whose protein sequence is MKTVKDVMTSNIRVCAPHDSITTAAQIMRDVDCGSVPVCEGKKVVGVITDRDIVINVIADGKDANQVHCHDCMTTDVVTCSSTTDVHEAARLMAQHQIRRIPVVDNGELVGICAIGDLAKENIYVNEAGAALSEISEPDHYNH
- a CDS encoding SCO family protein; this encodes MKMKLKGLVLLIVVASFLSACSNYDFKPTTEYEIEDFKAVDHRGDTVSLESLKGKPWLAMFIFTNCTTVCQPMTFNMTEIQQRLVDRGVEDYNIVAFSVDPATDTPEVLSKYISHFTVPDESKWHLVTGYDQKFIEQFALNSFKALVKMPQEGDQVMHGVTFYLVDENGISVKNYSGYDEDPKGVQFDTIAIDMETLIEERLGK
- a CDS encoding YvrJ family protein; this encodes MQEWVMLVQEIGFPILVSFYLLYRIETKLEAIHTALLSMNQA
- a CDS encoding DUF2922 domain-containing protein; the encoded protein is MSQVLEMKFDTANGKTITISVNDPKPGLTGAEISSVMQTIMDQDVFHHEGNALIGKNQARIVERNITEVTLA
- a CDS encoding DUF1659 domain-containing protein gives rise to the protein MATFNFQNATLKISYETGVDEAGKPVLASKTYNNVRENVTSTQVAAVIQGIASLSNYPLSAALKTETEEIQF
- a CDS encoding DUF2621 family protein; translation: MLFIAFWTFVMVALMAIGGFFMFRKFLKALPKEDGRSDLDWQAYYIEKSLHLWGDEAKELLNELVSPVPELFRQTAKEKIAGKIAEIALKERVKSINNDVIIRGYIQATPKRDHKFLRKKLDEMKIDVSPYENLFE
- a CDS encoding heme peroxidase family protein, whose amino-acid sequence is MAHNDQFWLKGSPYTNSNSERYGRMFPNLPSFPRDTEKVREALLELGKKGGMMDQTTKNLDNPNIYAGFTFFGQFIDHDITFDPMSSFEKQNNPEAIENYRTPVLEMDHIYGRGPFADPHLYDISTGGTKLLVENISPENDSPYDDVPRNSQNTALVVDPRNDENMIICQLHLAFLKFHNEMVDYVMREGVKHPFEAFEKAQRLVRWHYQWIILYEYLPLLVGKTLVKDILANGRKFYRWRNKPYIPVEFSMAAFRLGHSQVRPFYQVNNQFSAPIFNASQDLSHQDPDDLRGGKRAPRRYVEWGNFFNTGTGTPQLGKRIDTTLSSPLFELPFVQPPKSLAQRNLLRGLSFGLPCGQDVSEAMRIRPLDHRDLSDVSELGFHRKTPLWFYILREAEIHAEGKRLGPVGSRIVAEVLIGLLQGDENSFIRQNTNWKPILGKKGEFGIVDLLKFAKVV
- a CDS encoding cytochrome c biogenesis protein CcdC, translating into MFASIPSQYLLIGSTVMAIFMGSFVMVMRIKSQKKPVNAKKILIPPIAMSTGALMFIFEEFRVSPMQILEAMSVGIVFSTVLIATSKFEVRDQQIFMKRSKAFFFILIGLLLVRVLAKVILSSAFDVAELGGMFWILAFSMLWPWRIAMLIKYKKIEKSLKP
- a CDS encoding response regulator; amino-acid sequence: MPTVLVVDDALFMRASVGNMFREWGFEVIGEASNGREAVDLYKEFQPDLVTMDLTMPVMSGFDALKEIIQQFPNANVIMITALGQQKVIVDALEAGAKDFIAKPFEALQLKAVVQNVLGSYEM
- a CDS encoding cytochrome c biogenesis protein CcdA; the encoded protein is MGTDINIFFAFGAGFLSFISPCTLPLYPAFLSYITGMSYSELTNEKGMLQRRAILHTLFFLLGFSIIFIAIGFSTSLVKEFFISYQDLIRQIGAILIVVFGLMIVGLLQIDFLMKDRKFEFKNRPSGYLGTLLIGIAFAAGWTPCTGPILMSIIALAGTNPDSAIWYMLAYVLGFAIPFFVLSFFISRLGWIRRNSQKIVKIGGYIMIAVGVLLFFDGMTLIIRILSPLFGGFTGF